tcagaaaaatcggatacaaattgaaacttctaggggcttaagaagtaaaatccggggatcggcttatatgggggctagatccgtttatggaccgattcggatcatacttggcatggatgttggaagtcatagtccaagtctatatgccaaatttcagccaaatgggatgaaaattaaggcttataggggctcaagaagtcaactccgggaatcgggttatatgggggctatatcagcttatagaccgattcggatcatacttggcatggttgttgaaagtcataacacaaatctttgttccaaacttcagccaaattcgcCGAACATTgatgcttctaagggctcaagaagtcaaatccggagatcggtttatatgggggctatatccaaatctaaaacgatatggcccatttgcaatctccaatgtcctacatcaataagaagtacctgtgcgaaatttcaagcggctagtttaacgcgttcgaccgctatagtaatttcgacagacggacggacggacatggctagatagactcagaatgtcgagaggatccagaatatatatactctatggggtcgcagatcaatatttcgaggtgttacaaatggaatggctagacccccctcctatggtggtgggtttaatgatctaaatgctacacctaatgcctttgGACAATGTGGCTAAACAAATTGCACTGCTGAGAGGCTAAGCAAGTTTTATATCTGGTCATGTGtcggctacggacactatgtcattcttgatacaatgccccaTGTTCCGGGAAGTGttgattacacattgcctgagccgctttttgataaaaagtactgtaccaatattcctgacagaaccgattggaactacaatgtCCCTGATAACAGAATTATCATAAACTAGACgactaggtgggctttggggtgtagtctgaagaactaggactagGGTATCAACCGGAGATCCTTTTAactaaagaagtggtggaatggttaagatataatgccataataacgattggcataaatatttgtggaacatatttctgaacacaaaaaccgccctcgaatgtcgcagatctatcaacgagatggctgaacagttcagaaatcacctgttctggatgcagggccacagagatatcccagtaaattgtaaagcggacgagcttgcgagactaggaactaccctacacattctagggaAATTGAAATCTGTGGGTTTGCCTCTAGGGACATGTAAGCTAcgattttcaggaccaggcatGAAGCACaaggaatgatagatggtcacaaagagcgggctgtgagcattctaaaactatgtggcctaatctagacttgaagaggtggctaaacagacgtctcagtcattgtttccgccatgacagttcactgtcgaatcggaaaacatgttgacagactgaagattgccagcaacgacttttacagaagctgtgaggacatcgaagaagaagagattatagaacatcttctgtgtgtgtgttccgtaatagcagtcagaaggagttccactttaggttctcttttttttgaaactctgtctgatttagcggatgtgaacattcgcaagctgTTGGGATTttgaaagcgatctggatggttcagcggtaggaactattgggttgcccaaaaagtaattgcggattttttaaaagaaagtaaatgcatttttaataaaacttagaatgaactttaatcaaatatactttttttacacttttttctaaagcaagctaaaagtaacaactgataactgacagaagaaagaatgcaattacagagtcacaagctgtgaaaaaatttgtcaacgctgactatatgaaaaatccgcaattactttttgggcaacccaatagaaggcatattccatcttctgttcttgtggtatcacaatgaacgaaaacatctaagtgagtctaatgacagactgccacttaaacctaacctaacctaatctttcCCCGAAACTTCCATCTTTAGCGGttttcacacggcatatttttttcaatttttcccaCTGTGTGTAGTCGCCAGCATAAGaaggggacaaccaccgctaaaaaattaTTCCTGAtaatttaatttgtgtacaggtcgcaattttctttcgatcgtcttcgaatttggtACGGGCaagtttttcagcctagagaaattggaaaaaatcgtttcagatttggatatagctcccatatatatgttcgtccgatttgcaggaataatgcaataaaattcccatttatcaaccgattctattgaaatttggaaggaaggattttcaCTTGGTTCtcaacattactgatgaatttgagagaaatcggtccagatttagatatagctctcgtatatatatcggccgattttcactcctagagccactgcaagcgcatttattgaccaatctttccatatatcgcccgattttcgttCGTTGTcggagccgactttataataccctacacctttgCCTTACCTAActggttttttaataaaaaggcaTCAAACGCTGCTGGAAATTCATAGAGTTTCCAGAAATTTCACTCCCAAGGAGTTATATGTATCCCTTCAAAAAAGTCAAACTTATTTCTATCTTTTAAACCTTTACCTTTCATTTCGATTTGTTAGCAAACCAGGCCAGCAAACAAGCGTCGCATGGACAATAAGGATATGCCACACAACATGAGCAAACGGGACATGATTAGGGCAGCTGACTTTAATTTCATCAAGGTGCTAGGCAAAGGATCATTTGGTAAGATCCTGTTGGCAGAGCGTCGTGGTACCGATGAACTCTATGCTGTTAAGGTGCTACGCAAGGATATTATCATACAATCCGATGATATGGAATTGCCCATGACAGAGAAGTATATTTTGGCTTTGTCCGGAAAGTCACCCTTTTTGGTATCTCTGCACTCATGTTTCCAAACTATGGTGAGTTTTTTTGGTAAAGCAATTGAGGTAATTAATTGGAGCAATTCTTCTTACATATCATTACAGGATCGCTTGTTCTTCGTTTTGGAATATGCCAAGGGTGGTGATCTATTGTTTCAAATTCAGAAATATGGCCGTTTCAAGGAATCGGTGGccatgtatgttttttttattatggatgtaaattttattttgcattatgtttttttttattttctttaacagTTTTTATGCTGTCGAAGTGGCTTTGGCCTTGTTTTTCTTGCACGAGCATAAAATCATTTATCGTGATTTAAAGCTCGATAATATATTATTGGATCTCGATGGTCATATcaaattaaccgattttggcTTGTCCAAAGACAATGTGGGTGAGAATGACACCGCCCGTACTTATTGCGGTACTAGCTCTTATTTAGCACCAGAGGTAGGCCTCTTTGTTTTAGACTCTTACACATAGatgacttgattttttttttgcttcctttACAGATTCTGTCGTATGAACCCTATAACCATACAGTCGATTGGTGGTCCTATGGTGTACTTTTGTATGAAATGATGGCTGGCCAACAGCCGTTTGAGGGAGAGGATGATGCCACCATGTTTAAGAATATCAAGGAAAAAAAGGCTGTATTTCCCAAACATTTCTCTCAAGAATCTATGGATGTCATAACCAGCGTAAGTGGCAAAAATAGATATCCAACTAACGGTTTATGATTTCGCAAAACAAATACCATATATCAACTGAGCCTAACCTTATACTTTAACGTAATGGGGAAACTAACATTATGGTATAATATACATTATTCCCAAGCCTATGTGGGCTTTTCTTCTTGTGTATCCATCACTTTTTGAAAGATGGGATATTGTACACCGCTCTTTTAAGTACAAGGAAATGTAATTACATCCAGCATTTAATCAAAGATCTCAAATCACCGAGAAGTTTTCGTTAGCTAAAATCTTAGGCAAAACtcgaaaatatgaaaaaaaaaaattttgtttttcttttcagttTTTGGCCAAAAAGCCTAACAATCGATTGGGAGCTGGTCGCTTTGCTCGCAACGAAATACAAACTCATCCTTTCTATAACATTGTCGATTGGGATTCCGCAGCTGAGAAAGGCATGGAGCCACCCATCATACCATTGATTGTAAGCCTTTGTATTGTTTATGTTGCTTAAATAGTTCTCAGATTTTGTTAtaactaaaatttaattaatttttttagaaacatCGCAAGGATATTTCCAATTTCGATAAAACATTTACGGAAGAAAAAACCGATTTGACACCAACCGATAAATTGTTTATGATGAATTTGGATCAAGGCGATTTTATTGGTTTCTCTTATATGAATCCTGAATTTATAACAATGGTCTAAAAAAATCTAATATAAAGACCACAGGCACTCCTTATTGTATCTGCACCCAGCTCTGGTCAGTTCTTTAGAGttcaacaaatttcaaaatatttattcaaataaaGCTATCAAAAACTACCTAAAATTAAGAGTTTTACTATGGCACTTTGTgttagcttaaaacttaaaaacaGCTTTTTGGTTGATAGTTCAGTACATCACCAGGAAAACCACTTTCCACATTTTTCATATGGGTTTCAATCTGTGGTAGAGCTTTTCGAGAGAGTGTTACAGGAaggagacagagagagagaggactGTTAAGCGTAACGGGGACATTTGTAATAACAATATTGACTCTGTTGTTTAGCAGGTTAAAagctttggaaaagtttttccgCTGGGAACTTAAATCGCctacattttatttgtttcgtTTGAGTGCTTGGCTTCGGTTATTACTTTGCAAGAGGTTGGCAAATCAAGTGACAGAAATTACCGTTATTTTGAAACTCTTATATAATTTCTAGCTCTATATAATTTGTgcgccaccgtagcacagaggttagcatgtccgcctatgacgctgaacgcctggcatcgaatactggcgagacactcagaaaaaattttcagcgctggttttcccctcctaatgctggcaacatttgtgaggtactatgccatgtaaaacttctctccaaagaggtgtcgcactgcggcacgccgttcggactcggctataaaacggaggccccttatcattgagcttaaacttgaatcggactgcactcattgatatgtgagaagtttgcccctgttccttagtggaatgttcatgggcaaaatttgcaatttgcaattttaccacATCAACAACCAAAGGTGACGGTTTGTATTATGGTATTAGGGTGGGTACATTTGTAGCGTTGcacaaaatcgaaaaaatatgttgtatgagaacggatagagatatctctttgattGGAATTAGAGCTGAGGTTTTAGccagatcatgtgcaaaatttcaaggcactAAGAGGTGCGAACGCCTCTTGGCAGGCTCCTAAATTTGATCACCTTGGCATTtctaaaaattgttcgggctgtcaaatcttcatttgtggtccaattttcaaaatttcttcttttgttGGATAGTGTTCAAAATTCCCTACAAACAATGATAAATTACTCAATAAAAGGCTCTCTATAGCAAAGCAAAGGGATGATGGGTAataaggccaaatcggatgcaaattgaggcttccaagcgcttaagaagtcaaatcgggaaatcggtttatatgggagctatatcaggttatagaccaatttggaccgtacttggcacagttgttcgaagtcacaacaaaacatcatatgcataatttcagccaaaacggacaaaaattgtggcctccatgggttcaagaagtcaaatcgggaggtctatttatatgggagctatatcagctcaagaagtcaaatcgagagatcggtttatatgggagctatatccaaatctgaaccgatatgacccgtttgcaatccctaactgcctacatcaatataaagtatttgtgcaaattttcaagcggctagctctacgcgttcgaccgctattgtgatttcgacagacggacggacggccatggctagttcgaatcagaatgtcgagacgatcaagaatatatgtactttatggggtgctagatcaatatttcgagatgttaccaacggaatgactagagtactatacccccaacctatggtggtgggtataaaaatacaactactactacaaaatttccgattaaagtttaagctcaatgataaggggcctccttttttatgccgagtgcgAACCgtatgccgcatagcgacaccactttatAGGGAAGTTCTAACATGGCaagataccttacaaatgtagccagtaatagtaaggggataaccaccactattTCTTAGAccaatcttttttttattgccCATTTAATATGGGTTAAAAAGAAGACGAAGGGTCCCCATATTTTGCGGTACATTACGTTATCATATTTTGCGAACCTATTTATAAGAATTTTTGTTCggaggtctttgggaatatggggcacttctttttttttaggaCGGAAAACAAGTGagcaccaaattttaagacgatcggaggaAAACTGcgaactgtactttgtacacaaattaacatggacagacggacagacagacagacaggtactgggtattataacttaaccttatgtagcccccatgtaaaccggtctcactattatccttgttcggttattATGCCctaaaacttaatttattttgtatacatttttagcagaatccatgttggtgggttcccagaattcggtccggccgaacttagcgcgcttttacttgttagtttttaaagacacttttttctgtaaaattcaaaaagtaatgCTAAGATATCTCTACacgtttttttcttagaattttttcacCATGAAAATCGGACTGCAATTGAGGATGCGGCATTATTCGAAatgcctgccaagaggcgcccggaccaccgATCTCGATTACATCTCAGCTTCAACCATTCAcaatttcaaatatatatatgtacccgttctcacacagcatattttttactagcgtTTTTCGATCCACTGTTTGCGTACTAGGGGCTCAAGgtgtataatcggaagatcgatttatatgagagctatgttaggttatggaccaatttgaaccattcctGGCGTGGATATTGGCGGTCATAGGGGAAGTCtgtgtgcaacattttagccaattcggataatcaCCGCGACCTGTAGGAGCTCAAGTGGTGAAcacgaaaatcggtttatatgagagctatttctaATTATTTACTTATTTTCCTTTTAATGGCAAATTACTGTTGCATATTTGGAGTGAATGTTGGCGGTCATAGGAGAGGTTAGTatacaacattttagccaaattgggtaataattgcgctctgtaggggctcaagaaatcaacacgGAGGAGGTTAATTAAACGCCCATCGCCAAAAGTAGGCGTGACATAAAGCATATAGGCTCCAAATTTTGTCAGCGTCGTTTAGATGCCCGCACAATCGctgttgcaaaattttagagtcATAGCTGATACCTGGGATTTGTGGCCTCTTAAATCGGTTCTAGGGCCCATGGTCCACTGACTTGGAAATTTTCACCTCCACCCCAGACCATGACCCTAAAATAGTTCCTCAGGgatattgtttaaattttgtctttagtggcAATTCAATTAAAGtattgtctttaggaaaaattttgttgtgattttgcctgtagagaaaatgttattcaaaataataaaaaataagaagGTATCCAAATTTATTCTCCTAGGAACGTTGTTTATAACACTACCATGGAAATATCTATGCAGACATATCAAAGTTGTCTAAGAGTTTAGTAGAGCATTGAAACTTTCTTCCTTACTACATAACTCTGGAAAACATTCATGTGTTTTTTAGTTAATATgctcacacatacacataacGAATTTGCTACccttttaaaatgaaaaattgttttccacacTTCGTTGAAGAAATCTttcataattttaaatatttaaaagttttttttttgaatttttactgAGAGATGAAAATAAGGTTTTCGATACAGATTTGCTACGGTTACGCTGTTTTCTCCTTCGTTCTTAATACACAATAGATTTATGCACAAATAGCTTTTCACTTAACATAATACCTGAAATCCTTTATATTTTGCCAGGGGCATGCTACGGCGTTCGGCACCTACTCTATAGACGAGTGTATGTGTATTAAGTAAATATGACGAAACTGAATAGCTTGAATGGCTCCGTAGGGCCAGAATGAAAAACGTCAATGGATGGTTGAATATGAGCATCAAAGTCAGAAGGGGAAAGAACTCCTTGGCACAGCTCttaataaattatgcattttaagtacaaagctcaaatGCTCGCATGTATTATTTTCactctacacacacacacacgctcacaCATAAACCCATCATTCAAAATAAGAAAGTCCTAAGGAATAAAAAAACAGCTTCATATAAGTCTTAAAGGAAGAGGTGAAAAGAATGgaaaaaaagaagcaaaaattGTAAGCTATTTTCAATTTATTCATTTTATTCGAAATTTACATAAATATCTCAGAATTGAATTCGACACCAGATTCAGTCGTGGAAATAGTGTTACACTGCAAGCTGAGACGTGATATGTATAAGACATTTGCCGTGAAGAATCCCATTTCCAAATAAAAAAAGGGAATCAGTATTATCGGACCTACTTTTGTTTTCAAAACAATGCTGATGTTACAATCAATTtggattttttcttctttagacGAAGCCATTATTGCTATCTCAAGGTGATTGTTGCTTCCATCAATGTAGACTTTTCTAATTCACTTTTACTTTGGGATTGATTCTTTGATAGACATCATCTAATGAGATCATAGATTGTGGGCTTAAAGATATCAAATACATTTGAGGGAAATTTTATTCATGACATTGGAAGACTATAAAtgattcaatttaaattttttattgataagACTGGGTAGCATAAAACACAAATAGAAGAAAAACTAAGTGGATTATGAAAGTGGAGATAAaactaaaaaccaaattttcattGTTAGGAAACTAAAAAAGATAGAAGTGTGAACAGATATTTgtatttacagaaaatttcatagcgctgttatagaaaatgttattgaaatttgtgtttTATTGTACAAACTTTTATTGAACatgtatttaaagaaaaatttattaaaaatttgtcttcGGCGAAAAGTTCGTTACGATTTTGAATTTGAAGAAATCTGCATAGAAATTCCATTTCTAATTCGAATGTAATTGAATTTTGGTCTTCAgagcgctgcgccttcttttactttatatggaacaaaattatcctttgaatattaattttcgacaattaaagagcgtttagtgaaataccatgctacggaaATAGTATATATAAGTCGATTGACTATCagaataacaatataaatgcctttatctgaatcccatattatctatATATGtgaataaattttgtctttagagaaaatttcatggaaattttgtctttagagaaaatttcatggaaattttgtctctagagaaaatttcacggaaattttgtctttagagaaaatttcatggaaattttgtctttagagaaaatttcatagtaattttgtctttagagaaaatttcatgtaaattttgtctttagagaaaatttcatggaaattttgtctttagagaaaatttcatggaaattttgtctctagagaaaatttcacggaaattctgtctttagagaaaatttcatggacattttgtctttagagaaaatttcatggaaattttgtctttagagaaaatttcatgaaaattttgtctttagagaaaatttaatggaaattttgtctttagagaaaatttcatggaaattttgtctttagagaaaatttcatggaaattttgtcttaagagaaaatttcatgaaaattttgtcttaagagaaaatttcatgaaaattttgtctttagagaaaatttcatggaaattttgtctttagagaaaatttcatggaaattttgtctttagagaaaatttcatggaaattttgtttttagaaaaaatttcatggaaattttgtttttagagaaaatttcatggaaattttgtctctagagaaaatttcatgtaaattttgcctttagagaatatttcatggaaattttgtctttagagaatatttcatggaaattttgtctttagagaaaatttcatggaaattttgtctttagagaaaatttcatggaaatttcgtctttagagaaaatttcatgcaaattttgtctttagagaaaatttcatgcaaattttgtctttagagaaaatttcatgcaaattttgtctttagagaaaatttcatgcaaattttgtctttagagaaaatttcatggaaattttgtctttagggaaaatttcatgcaaattttgtctttagagaaaatttcatggaaattttgtctttagagaaaatttcatggaaattttgtttttagagaaaatttcatggaaattttgtctttagagaaaatttcatggaaattttgtctttagagaaaatttcatggaaattttgtctttagagaaaatttcaaggaaattttgtctttggagaaaatttcatgaaaatttgtctttgagaaaatttcatggaaattttgtctttagagaaaatttcatggaaattttgtctttagagaaaattttatggaaattttgtctttagacaaaatgTTTTACTAtgtaagaaaatttaatggaattttttctttagaaaatgtttttggtaattttgtctttagaaaaattttattgacataGCCTTTAGAGAAATGATTATTAAATTTAacctgttttatttttcttctataCTAAACTATTTTATGTACACAAGCGTATTAGAGTTAATTAAAATGATGATTGAAACCCTACCAAAGTTCTGGGAAACAGAAAAGCAGCAGTAATGGATTAATTAGAAGCAGCTCCTTCCCCAAAGAAGTGAATTGTCTCACAATATATGATGCTTTAACATATATTTAAGTACTCATTTAGAACACATCTTCTAGTCTAgctaaaaattcatagaattccCAGCCGAAAACCAGAGGTTCGCTCATAATATGTTACCTTGTAAAATTGGCTACTTTAAATTTGGGAGGCATATGCAAAATCCTACAACTTTTAGCATGAAACCCAAATGTATGCCTATCAATGATACAATGGGGAGTTAAGCGGAAGTGAGATGCTGCTGGTAATGATGGCGAAGACTGATAGCTACTGCCTTAGTTTTCTTGTGATATCATAGTGATATCACAACAGAGCACGTTTCCAGAAAATTCCCATAAATTCCTTCTTTTGTATTCATTGCAAATATTTTCGCAAGTGAAAATTTACTCAAAAACAGTGTCTTTTCTGTGTTTGCCTTACCTCAAAACACACGCACGCCTTTTGTGTTGAGAACTCGTATAAAAACATTTGCCTACGTTTATATGCTCTGAGTTAACACGTCTGCTGTATGCAGCCCGTGAATTATTTGTGAATGTTACCAAGGATACACTTAGGTGAGTGTGCTCGAGTGTTGGTAGAAAGTGTAAGAGGTGTCAAGAGAGCGGAAAATAATAACTGTTGACTAAACCATACCATTTTTATCTTTAGGTATGCAGCCAGCATGATTAGCTACAGGGTCTGGTTGAATGGtagcaaagaaaaaatgtaGCATACTTTCTGGCAGCACAGACTCGTAAGGGGGAAAAAGTGAAAgtcttttattttaaatttgagtTACTCTTAACTTTTGTTATATTTAAATGCTTCCATTGTAACTGCTCAACAGTTTTAAGATTCACTATTTTTAAAGCAATTAAAAAAGAAACCCATTGCAAAAAATTCGATCATGATTTCTAGGGACTTCAAAACCTGTTCTACCTCTTTATACATTCTCATCACTTTAATCAAATGCTGTTATGGGAAAGAGCAATTCTGTCAACAAACTGTAGAAGCCATCAACCATGTCGCTAAAAAAGTGTAACCATTTTTGACATTTGTTGCTTCCTGTTGCACGAACGGGCATGGCACTTGCATTAAGCGGCAATTTTGTAAAAGTTAGCTGTGTTTGGCGCCGCGTGGGGATTTTCTGCACATTTTAACTGACACTTCCGTTTCCTTTCATGGAACACTTAAAGGAatgccaaacaaaaaatgtaaaaaac
The genomic region above belongs to Stomoxys calcitrans chromosome 5, idStoCalc2.1, whole genome shotgun sequence and contains:
- the LOC106096305 gene encoding protein kinase C, eye isozyme; this encodes MAAAAAPAAAAAPAAAAPAAAANKDLVKITGEGAFTNYMKNRLRRGGMKRKALEIVNGHKFAVRFFKQPTYCGHCKDFIWGFGKQGYQCEDCRFNIHQKCCKFVVFKCPGTETDIDGDCAKVKHIWVSTTYSAPTFCDDCGLLLPGVAHQGVKCDNCNLNVHHFCKEKVPPLCGADISEIRGKLLLYVELKGNTLKVDIKEAANLIPMDTNGLSDPYIAIQIHPDRSGKTKKKTKTIQKNLNPVYNESFTFELAPQDREKRLLVEVWDWDRTSRNDFMGSFSFSMDEIKNEPIDGWYKFLSQVEGEHYNIPVCDAVNDMARLRDEVKQTRPANKRRMDNKDMPHNMSKRDMIRAADFNFIKVLGKGSFGKILLAERRGTDELYAVKVLRKDIIIQSDDMELPMTEKYILALSGKSPFLVSLHSCFQTMDRLFFVLEYAKGGDLLFQIQKYGRFKESVAIFYAVEVALALFFLHEHKIIYRDLKLDNILLDLDGHIKLTDFGLSKDNVGENDTARTYCGTSSYLAPEILSYEPYNHTVDWWSYGVLLYEMMAGQQPFEGEDDATMFKNIKEKKAVFPKHFSQESMDVITSFLAKKPNNRLGAGRFARNEIQTHPFYNIVDWDSAAEKGMEPPIIPLIKHRKDISNFDKTFTEEKTDLTPTDKLFMMNLDQGDFIGFSYMNPEFITMV